A single genomic interval of Daucus carota subsp. sativus chromosome 1, DH1 v3.0, whole genome shotgun sequence harbors:
- the LOC108204823 gene encoding delta-1-pyrroline-5-carboxylate dehydrogenase 12A1, mitochondrial isoform X1, whose product MYRLRVCTKLAAKDPRKTLNCLSSLQSLRSKHSLPFATVDVDSLSGSQPAEVQNLVQGNWTKSSKWNTLVDPLNGEPFIKVSEIDEGGIQPFVDSLSKCPKHGLHNPFKAPERYLLYGDITTKAAHMLSLPEVSDFFTRLIQRVAPKSYQQAHGEVYVTQKFLENFCGDQVRFLARSFAVPGNHLGQQSHGFRWPYGPVAIITPFNFPLEIPVLQLMGALYMGNKPVLKVDSKVCIVMEQMLRLLHECGLPMEDVDFINSDGSTMNKLLLEGKPRMTLFTGSSRVADLLAVDLKGRIKLEDAGFDWKILGPDVQEVDYVAWVCDQDAYACSGQKCSAQSMLFMHENWSQSSLVKQLGNLAARRKLEDLTIGPVLTVTTERMLEHLRKLLKIPGSKLLFGGEALANHKIPSVYGAIKPTAVFVPLDEILKDGNYELVTTEIFGPFQIVTEYKDNQLAMVLDAVERMHAHLTAAVVSNDVLFPQEVIGSTVNGTTYAGLRARTTGAPQNHWFGPAGDPRGAGIGTPEAIKLVWSCHREVIYDIGPMPTNWKLPAST is encoded by the exons ATGTATAGATTAAGGGTATGCACCAAATTAGCAGCCAAAGATCCAAGAAAGACTCTTAATTGCTTATCTTCCCTTCAATCTCTAAG ATCGAAGCATTCATTACCTTTTGCCACAGTGGATGTAGACAGTTTATCAGGCAGCCAACCTGCTGAAGTACAGAATTTAG TGCAGGGAAATTGGACAAAGTCTTCTAAATGGAATACACTTGTTGATCCTTTAAACGGTGAACCATTTATTAAAGTTTCTGAGATAGATGAAGGAGGAATACag CCATTTGTTGACAGCCTCTCCAAATGTCCAAAACATGGTCTACATAATCCATTCAAAGCACCGGAAAG GTACCTTTTGTATGGAGACATTACTACAAAGGCAGCTCACATGCTGTCCTTGCCTGAG GTTTCGGATTTCTTCACTAGGTTAATCCAAAGGGTTGCTCCTAAAAGTTACCAGCAAGCTCATGGCGAAGTCTATGTTACACAGAagtttttagaaaatttttGTGGTGATCAG GTTCGTTTCCTGGCAAGGTCATTTGCAGTGCCTGGAAATCATCTTGGGCAACAAAGTCATGGTTTCCGCTGGCCCTATGGTCCT GTCGCAATAATAACTCCTTTCAATTTCCCTTTAGAAATTCCTGTGCTTCAGTTGATGGGCGCGCTTTATATGGGCAACAAACCTGTCCTTAAAGTTGATAGCAAG GTTTGTATTGTAATGGAACAAATGCTTCGCCTACTTCATGAATGTGGACTACCTATGGAGGATGTGGACTTCATCAATTCTGATGGGTCAACAATGAACAAATTATTGCTAGAG gggAAACCACGCATGACTCTCTTCACGGGTAGTTCAAGAGTTGCAGATTTATTGGCAGTTGATTTAAAAGGCCGTATAAAATTGGAAGATGCTGGATTTGATTGGAAGATACTTGGGCCAGATGTTCAGGAG GTTGATTATGTTGCATGGGTCTGTGATCAAGATGCATATGCATGTAGTGGTCAGAAGTGCTCTGCACAATCAATGCTATTTATGCATGAG AACTGGAGCCAGAGTTCACTTGTCAAGCAATTGGGTAACCTTGCAGCTCGAAGGAAGCTAGAAGATTTGACTATTGGGCCTGTCCTTACG GTTACAACTGAAAGAATGCTGGAACACCTGCGTAAATTACTTAAGATACCAGGTTCAAAGCTACTTTTTGGAGGTGAAGCTTTAGCAAATCATAAAATTCCTTCAGTATATGGTGCCATAAAACCAACAGCAGTATTTGTTCCTCTCGATGAAATACTGAAGGACGGCAATTATGAACTAGTGACCACAGAGATTTTTGGGCCATTCCAG ATTGTCACGGAGTACAAAGATAATCAGCTCGCAATGGTTTTGGATGCCGTTGAAAGGATGCATGCGCATCTTACAGCAGCTGTTGTTTCAAATGATGTTCTCTTT CCGCAGGAAGTTATCGGGAGTACAGTTAATGGAACTACTTATGCTGGACTGAGAGCAAGAACAACTGGGGCACCACAAAATCACTG GTTCGGACCAGCTGGAGATCCTAGGGGTGCAGGAATCGGGACTCCTGAGGCAATAAAGCTTGTTTGGTCTTGCCACAGAGAAGTGATATACGATATTGGCCCGATGCCTACAAATTGGAAACTCCCAGCTTCTACTTAA
- the LOC108204823 gene encoding delta-1-pyrroline-5-carboxylate dehydrogenase 12A1, mitochondrial isoform X2 — protein MISLRSKHSLPFATVDVDSLSGSQPAEVQNLVQGNWTKSSKWNTLVDPLNGEPFIKVSEIDEGGIQPFVDSLSKCPKHGLHNPFKAPERYLLYGDITTKAAHMLSLPEVSDFFTRLIQRVAPKSYQQAHGEVYVTQKFLENFCGDQVRFLARSFAVPGNHLGQQSHGFRWPYGPVAIITPFNFPLEIPVLQLMGALYMGNKPVLKVDSKVCIVMEQMLRLLHECGLPMEDVDFINSDGSTMNKLLLEGKPRMTLFTGSSRVADLLAVDLKGRIKLEDAGFDWKILGPDVQEVDYVAWVCDQDAYACSGQKCSAQSMLFMHENWSQSSLVKQLGNLAARRKLEDLTIGPVLTVTTERMLEHLRKLLKIPGSKLLFGGEALANHKIPSVYGAIKPTAVFVPLDEILKDGNYELVTTEIFGPFQIVTEYKDNQLAMVLDAVERMHAHLTAAVVSNDVLFPQEVIGSTVNGTTYAGLRARTTGAPQNHWFGPAGDPRGAGIGTPEAIKLVWSCHREVIYDIGPMPTNWKLPAST, from the exons ATGATTAGTCTCAG ATCGAAGCATTCATTACCTTTTGCCACAGTGGATGTAGACAGTTTATCAGGCAGCCAACCTGCTGAAGTACAGAATTTAG TGCAGGGAAATTGGACAAAGTCTTCTAAATGGAATACACTTGTTGATCCTTTAAACGGTGAACCATTTATTAAAGTTTCTGAGATAGATGAAGGAGGAATACag CCATTTGTTGACAGCCTCTCCAAATGTCCAAAACATGGTCTACATAATCCATTCAAAGCACCGGAAAG GTACCTTTTGTATGGAGACATTACTACAAAGGCAGCTCACATGCTGTCCTTGCCTGAG GTTTCGGATTTCTTCACTAGGTTAATCCAAAGGGTTGCTCCTAAAAGTTACCAGCAAGCTCATGGCGAAGTCTATGTTACACAGAagtttttagaaaatttttGTGGTGATCAG GTTCGTTTCCTGGCAAGGTCATTTGCAGTGCCTGGAAATCATCTTGGGCAACAAAGTCATGGTTTCCGCTGGCCCTATGGTCCT GTCGCAATAATAACTCCTTTCAATTTCCCTTTAGAAATTCCTGTGCTTCAGTTGATGGGCGCGCTTTATATGGGCAACAAACCTGTCCTTAAAGTTGATAGCAAG GTTTGTATTGTAATGGAACAAATGCTTCGCCTACTTCATGAATGTGGACTACCTATGGAGGATGTGGACTTCATCAATTCTGATGGGTCAACAATGAACAAATTATTGCTAGAG gggAAACCACGCATGACTCTCTTCACGGGTAGTTCAAGAGTTGCAGATTTATTGGCAGTTGATTTAAAAGGCCGTATAAAATTGGAAGATGCTGGATTTGATTGGAAGATACTTGGGCCAGATGTTCAGGAG GTTGATTATGTTGCATGGGTCTGTGATCAAGATGCATATGCATGTAGTGGTCAGAAGTGCTCTGCACAATCAATGCTATTTATGCATGAG AACTGGAGCCAGAGTTCACTTGTCAAGCAATTGGGTAACCTTGCAGCTCGAAGGAAGCTAGAAGATTTGACTATTGGGCCTGTCCTTACG GTTACAACTGAAAGAATGCTGGAACACCTGCGTAAATTACTTAAGATACCAGGTTCAAAGCTACTTTTTGGAGGTGAAGCTTTAGCAAATCATAAAATTCCTTCAGTATATGGTGCCATAAAACCAACAGCAGTATTTGTTCCTCTCGATGAAATACTGAAGGACGGCAATTATGAACTAGTGACCACAGAGATTTTTGGGCCATTCCAG ATTGTCACGGAGTACAAAGATAATCAGCTCGCAATGGTTTTGGATGCCGTTGAAAGGATGCATGCGCATCTTACAGCAGCTGTTGTTTCAAATGATGTTCTCTTT CCGCAGGAAGTTATCGGGAGTACAGTTAATGGAACTACTTATGCTGGACTGAGAGCAAGAACAACTGGGGCACCACAAAATCACTG GTTCGGACCAGCTGGAGATCCTAGGGGTGCAGGAATCGGGACTCCTGAGGCAATAAAGCTTGTTTGGTCTTGCCACAGAGAAGTGATATACGATATTGGCCCGATGCCTACAAATTGGAAACTCCCAGCTTCTACTTAA